aatcaacaagtatatgcaattaaaaatattgtttactTAAACAGCATGAAACAGTCTGTgcaattgttttgtttattgcGTCCTAATGCAATGTTGTAATGTACAAATCTCTAATAGTAGCTAATATAGACGCATATAGAGATATAGAGACTTTAACTACAGTAACtttaatataacaaaaaatataaaacaaaaatgctgAAATAAACACGAGTCATGaaaaatttacataaaaattaaaCGACAGAAAAGAACGCTTCTGTTAATCGATGATGATAGCAAAATGGAAAAATGTTGTACTATTTATTGCCCTGTATAACATAACAGAgtatcactattattattgatttatttatttaaatattaaattaaataagtaacGTTAACATCTTAAATGCATTTACAACTGAAATTGTAactgtttaaattattttaattaaaaacgcAGTATTTAAAACTACAAAttaactgttttcatttaaattcaACGACATTAAACTGTTAACTTTATctgtgtacatttatttttaccaAGCTTGCTACGCTATTCTTTAATCGTCGAGTTAAGCGACaataaacaaaacgtaaatatTTCTCACTTATTAAACTCGTGTTTTGTGTATTCAAGtatgtttttccactgtattattattacaacAGACTAACATAAATTAAGATTAGTTTAAAATGGGATTTTGTGGTGGTTGTTTGAGGTGAATGATGGGCGCTGATATTTAGCTTAGCCTAGCCTAGCACGTGTGCTTGCTAAGCCTTATCAACACCCATAAACCCATCCCAACAACTcaaacacatacacagacaTACACAAGATGCAAATAAAGCCCAGATGACTgtattttgaagttttttaaggGTTTCAGCTGATAGACTCACCTTCTTCAACCTGAGAATTATTGCTAATAGTGTTTTGTACTGTTTCTGGGTTGATATCACCTGTATTTTTGTTATCGTCTGTTTCCGCAATCTGCGGAGAACACGATACACTAGCTGTAGTATCAGACATTTTCTTAAATCTGAATAACGTAACAGATATAGGCTAAAATATCATGGAGCGCAGCATGGTAAAAGCTAAGATATAAATGTGAGCTGATCCGCGCATGCGCACTGCGCAGGATTGGTTACGTGCGTCACTGAACGGAAGTGAAGTTACTTACTGCCATCACCTGGTGCTTTAATGCAACAACCAAATCTACCAAATGTAATCTTTGTGAAAATATAAGCCTCAGTCATAAAGTATGTAGTTTGCATTACCTACAAAAATGTACCATGATATCTGCAGTTTGTGTAATTCtatgcaaatttatttttagcgcttttcacaattttgcatttacttggaataaaatgaattaaaatataTGTCATTAGTTCAGTAATTTTCTAGGTTGTTTAACTTTTATGATACTAACTGTTAGTACGCACATATTCAACTGTCACGACCCtggtgagaaaaaaaacaataaaaccattaaagaaaattctaatggttttattgggaattttattggttctaatggaatatggctgactctaatggaatatggcccaaaaacactacagtgtagtggttttaatggtaaaaactaatggttcctattggtattttaatggaaaccattagaattttctgtaatggttttattgtttttttcagcaggggaattcattaattaattgtCTAGGTTGTTTATGTTTCATACAGTACAATTTAAGATACAAAATGTTAGAACCCACATcagtaaacaataaaacaaaaatgtcttTCTGTTAATTATATTCTATACAGCAGATGACCCACAGGCCAGATCTGTGCCAAAGTCAGCAGCTGCAGAGTCATCTGCTGTCTTGGACAGTACATAATATGAGTACCAAATGATTCATTTGTATACAGAGATTTTCCAAAAAAGAGTCTGAACAGAGAAAACCCATGGGACGACAAAAATAACTCTGCGACAAACAACAGCCCTGTGGTGTGGTGGTGGGCTATGAGACCCCTCCATTATTCCTTTTTTTCTGGAGGACCAGGAGAGCCGTGTAACATAAGGTAGCAGTAAAGAGAATGGCTAGGAGAAACAGCAGGCCGATCCATGCTCCACGATGCAAGCCCTTCCTGACCTCTATAGGTTCCTCTGGAAGAAGACTGCTTACACTAAGTATATAACCAAGTGCCCAGCCCACAGATGCTTCACCTGCCTGTAACACAGAGAAGCGGAGACTCGAAAGTGCAGTGAGGGAGCATTTTTTGGTTTTGTAATGTATATTAACACTATCACAAAATCATATTTAGGTACAATATGTGCACTATATTGAACAAACTCAACCTTTTTTGGAAAGCAACATTTTGGAAGGAGTGCTCATCAAACCTGTAACCTCTCAGCATTAGCACTTGTATATACACTGCAACTGCACAGTAATCCTTTAGGTATCTTTGCATGTCAGGAGCTTTCCTGTTCATCTAAAAGAAACCGATTAATAAGACTTTATATAACACAGACACATTTTATATCACATGCACTCTTGTTATACCTCTTCTATGGTCATATTACACACCGCCAGGACGGCCTCTTGTAACTGATCAGAAGTCTTGATATTTATCCCTGTACTCCTCTGGAGAAAATTGTGTGTAAAGAAATAGGCAGAAAAGGcctgaaaaatgaaaataaggAGGAAAGCATAATTTTTTTGAAAGAAAGCAGGCAGACTCCATAAGCTAAAGATTAACAGGTGTTTCTTctcttatttaaattatatacaacaaaccaggactaggccttagtttaattaggaaatttaactagttttaacaaacatgccttactataCATAgcgtgtgtgcattttgaggcaagaCAAAGGGTTCTGATTGAGcctattttaagatatgtcagtgcaagatgttttcagtttggacagctcttacatttttttagtctaggactagtctaatccctgtccgggaaaccacccattagtgtccaaagtcatttttttttttagcttttttcaaatggtttgtgcagactgatctcacagaaagtcgtgttaaaaattttattaatttatttgtgtccatggcacaaaatgtagcttttttttcgtgccttgccttttcgtgtcactcacgcaaatttttataaatagtttttcgtgtccatggcacaattttttttgttgcattttaggacagtgaaaacagcgctataggcATAAGTGAATTTTGTGGAAAAGAATgcattttttacacgtgaaacataatCACGTGTTATAGTGTGCACTgttaacacaatcaaagcttcaaaaacaggAAGAACGGGACTTAAAAAAagaggaagaaaaacatgtagaaaccaatacataaaagtacatcctaacccaaacctcaaatctaaccccaaccccaagggacaattattaaaaataggaaaaaaaattaaaaacaatacataaatgaCACgtaaaagaaagtcgtgccacggacacgaaaactatttatagaaatttgtgcgagtgacatgaaaaaacattaatcaaggcacgaaaaagctgaaaatttcgtgccatggacacaaataagttaatcaaattttctttttgtgaCTTTAACACTACTtgccatgagatcatgttgggtTTATGCCAATTCTGTTACCGGCAAACAATGTTACCAAGGCAGAGTAACCCTTTGTATCAGTCAAACTGGTTCTGGTTCCCTCACCACAAAGCTTCCACGAATGTTGGGTTGAAAAACCTCATTAAAGGAACACTTAGAAAATGTACAGCGATTGAAGGAGAATATTTCTGAAGTGTTGTCCAGACAGCGTTGGTAATCTCCAGTGCCTTTTATTGTTATCCAAGCATGAGGGTTATAAGGTTTTGGCCTCCATGATGATGTGCAAGGTGAGTCAAACACTTTGTCCAGTTGAAAGACATCAGTGAAGTCAGATGGGTAGCAGGGGTGATAAACAATGCTTGAATTATCCTGTGACTGAAGAGAAAATTAGTTGAATTGTAATGGTATTTCATAAGAAAGCTATTTTAATTATGCACCAGTTCATACTTTAACTAAATAGGCCAGAATCCTGCGTAGGGCTTCTTCTTTTCCATAGCATAAGTAACTGTGCGTGTAAAGAGAATACTCATGCCCATAAAGTCGCAAgttcatttgattttttttgtcttcaATCGTCTCTGGGGTCTCAAATGTGATCTGGGTAGATGCCCCCCCTAAATCCAGTGCTCCCACAGTTTCTTTGCCTGAGTTAAGCCACCGGCCCACATAGCCATACTGTAGGAGAGATAAACAAGACAATGGCCACTAGAGGACACAAGTTAGTGACTTGGTAGGAGATTTGTCAGATCATGGTAATTTGATAAGTGACAGATCTTAAGTATAATTAACTAATGTGCGGTTTAATGTTAACACCGTCCATTCTCTTTCCGGACAAAATGACCTTTATGAAGTTTTCAAGGAGGTAGTTTACAGTGACCCAACCGTAGGCACCCTCCTCACGACCACTCAAAATCACTGCTCCCCGAAAGCTGAAGGGAAAGGATTTGATTTTCTGTCCTACTTCCAGAAGAATCTGGCCTGATTTATCAGGCCTGGAAATGCTAAAAACAGAAAGATCCTAACATAAGTACAAGAACTGTTCatcttaaagtgatagttcactttaaaatgaaaattctgtcatcatttgctcatccccatgtcgttctaaacctgtattaatttcttttttctgatgaacacaaaataagattttttttacaaaaaaaaaaaatgattgtaaacacacagcagtttAGCATATTTAGtgactattgacttccatagtaggaataaaaaaatatgatggaatttaatgggtaccgtcaactgtgggcttaccatcatttatcaaaaatattttcttcatcatttatcacaatactttcacattttcttactactatggaagtcaaaggtCACTATCTGcagtgtgtttaccatcatttatcaaaatatctgcttttgtgttcatcagaaaaaagaaattgatacaggtttagaatagggttgccaactttctcACTCTGAAATACGGGACAAAGGGTGGCCTGTCGCAGTGAGGATATGGTTTTGTGTATACAGTGTATTTAAGCCATTTGTCAAAATGATAGCTTATCtcctaattaaatattattaatttataactCGTATGCCTTGGCAACAGGTTTATTAGGcctaatagtttgttaatttacagcaGGTACTTCTCACACAGTCCTTTAattcagtggttttcaaactgggggccggggcccccaggggggccgcgagatggtgccagggggccccagttttatgacgttttatgaaatacattaatttatcatgaattctgtgtaattaaacctaaaaaaataaggctactaacccaaagcactacttttttgtataatttaatgtttttttttttattaaaatgttgagttttagaacagtttttatcaaaaatttcctttgggggggccgcgaaggaatgcaccatacacaagggggccgcacactgaaaaagtttgggaaccactgctttaattgaaccatttcctttaatatctgtctaaaacaaaacacttgactcctgcactaagggtAAAACGTTATCCTCTTGATGTTAATCTTATGTGTCACAAACTTAAACTAACATAGATTTCTGTGAACGTATACTGATTGTGACTGGATGAAAGGTGTCGGAGATCATTACGAAGTGTTGTGATCAGCACTGCTGCGGCTGCTGTTGCTGcttgtggcgctgcaagaactggcaggtggatgacatcaagtaccgcgagagcatttcgaaAGCAGTCTCTTttgtatgatttctcgaatcgctctcgtgATGTTATCTGCCGCTCGGTTCTTGTGATGCCGCATGAAGTCGGACAAAGCCTGTTGTATCAGTCACGGGTTAGATTAGCGTAGCAGTCAAAAAACTGGATGCGAGACGTCCCGTACGGGACAAAAAAATTTGGCTCAAAATACGGGACGCCCCGGCTAATACAAGACAGTTGGCAACCCATAGctaagaacaacatgaggatgagtaaattattacagaattttcattttaaagtgaactatccctttaatgaaacGGCA
This sequence is a window from Misgurnus anguillicaudatus chromosome 9, ASM2758022v2, whole genome shotgun sequence. Protein-coding genes within it:
- the entpd2b gene encoding ectonucleoside triphosphate diphosphohydrolase 2 — encoded protein: MDKPCCKFVALATLLLFAIVSILLLTVHIDEMKEPPEYMYGIVLDAGSSHTAMYIYRWPADKLNGTGVVTQHSECHVKGGGISSYAGQPGAAGRSLEVCLKQAMRDIPLDRHRRTPVYLGATAGMRLLDISRPDKSGQILLEVGQKIKSFPFSFRGAVILSGREEGAYGWVTVNYLLENFIKYGYVGRWLNSGKETVGALDLGGASTQITFETPETIEDKKNQMNLRLYGHEYSLYTHSYLCYGKEEALRRILAYLVKSQDNSSIVYHPCYPSDFTDVFQLDKVFDSPCTSSWRPKPYNPHAWITIKGTGDYQRCLDNTSEIFSFNRCTFSKCSFNEVFQPNIRGSFVAFSAYFFTHNFLQRSTGINIKTSDQLQEAVLAVCNMTIEEMNRKAPDMQRYLKDYCAVAVYIQVLMLRGYRFDEHSFQNVAFQKRAGEASVGWALGYILSVSSLLPEEPIEVRKGLHRGAWIGLLFLLAILFTATLCYTALLVLQKKRNNGGVS